The DNA sequence AGCCGGCGCGGCAGCACCAGGCCGTGGTCGGTCTTCATCACATACGCCACGCCGCCCTTGCCGGACTGCGAGTTGACCCGGATCACCGCTTCGTAGGTACGGCCCACGTCGCGGGGGTCGATCGGCAGGTAGGGCACCTGCCAGAGCATGTCGTCGACGTCGGAATCGGCTTCGTCCGCGTCGATCTTCATCTGGTCCAGGCCCTTGTTGATGGCGTCTTGGTGGCTGCCGGAGAACGCGGTGTAGACCAGGTCGCCGCCGTAGGGGTGGCGCTCGGGCACGTTCAGCTGGTTGCAGTACTCGACGGTGCGGCGGATCTCGTCGATGTTGGAAAAGTCGATCTGCGGGTCCACGCCGCGAGAGAACAGGTTCAGCCCCAGCGTCACCAGGCAGACGTTGCCGGTGCGTTCGCCGTTGCCGAACAGGCAGCCCTCGATCCGGTCGGCCCCGGCCGCATAGCCCAGCTCGGCCGCGGCCACCGCGGTCCCGCGGTCGTTGTGCGGGTGCAGGCTCAGGATCACCGAGTCGCGACGCTTCAGGTTGCGGCTCATCCACTCGATCGAGTCGGCGTAGACGTTCGGGGTCGCCATCTCCACGGTGGCCGGCAGGTTGAAGATGATCGGGTTATCCGGGGTCGGCGCAATCACATCGCCGACCGCGTCGCAGACCGCCTTGGCGTAGGCCAGTTCGGTTCCGGTGTAGGACTCCGGCGAGTACTCGTAGCGCCACCGGGTGTCCGGGTACTTGGCCTGCTCCTCCAGACACTTGCGTGCCCCGGCCACCGCGATGGCCTGCACCGCCGCCTGATCCGCGCGGAACACCACCCGGCGCTGCAGCACCGACGTGGAGTTGTAGAAGTGCACGATCACGTTCTTCGCGCCCGCGCAGGCCGCAAAGGTGCGCTCGATCAGCTCGTCCCGGCACTGGGTCAGCACCTGCAGGGTGACGTCGTCGGGCACGGCGCCCTCGGTGATGATCTCGCGGACGAAGTCGAAGTCGGTCTGGCTGGCCGACGGGAAGCCGACCTCGATCTCCTTGTAGCCCATCGCCACCAGCAGGTCGAACATCCGGCGCTTGCGGGCCGGGCTCATCGGGTCGATCAGCGCCTGATTGCCGTCGCGCAGATCCACCGCGCACCACAGCGGGGCGCGGTCGATGACACGGTCCGGCCAGGTGCGGTCGGGCAGCGTGATGTTCTCGACTTCATCGGCGAAGCTGCGGTACCGGTTGACCGGCATTGCCGACCCGCGCTGAGGGTTCCAGGTGGGTTGGCCGGGGCCCCGTGGTCCCGCGGGTTTGGTGATGGCACGGGTGGACGTGAAGGCGTCAGGGCTAGAAGGCTGGGAAAAGGTGGTCACGATTTTCGCTCCGGCTTGTCAGGGACTTGTCCAGTGGACTCAAGAACCGGCGCATCGGCGAAACCCGCGACGGGGAGCCGGTCCTGGTCAGACCCCGTCGCGGCGTCCGAGCAGGAGCGCGCGCTGCACGTGGAGAAGCTTACACGCCGATCCTGCGGCCGCAGCGCGATGTCCTCGCACGTCCTCGCCCCGGAGGCCGAGTGAACCGGCGAAGTCCTTCCCCTATCCTTGTTGAGGTTCTGGTAGAGGCCCGATCACCCAGATCGGCGGAAAGGACGACCGTGGCGCTCGTCGTGCAGAAATACGGCGGATCGTCGGTGGCCGACGCCGACCGGGTCCGCCGGGTCGCCGAGCGCATCGTCGAGACCAAAAGAGCTGGTAACGAGGTTGTAGTGGTCTGCTCGGCGATGGGCGACACCACGGATGACCTTCTGGACCTCGCGCAGCAGGTCTGTTCCGCTCCGCCGGCCCGTGAACTGGACATGTTGCTGACCGCCGGGGAGCGGATCTCCAATGCCCTGGTCGCGATGGCCGTCGAGGAGCTGGGCTGCAACGCTCGCTCGTTCACCGGGTCGCAGGCCGGAGTCATCACCACCGGTGCGCATGGCAAGGCCAAGATCATCGACGTCACCCCGGGCCGGCTGCAGGCCGCGCTCGGCGAAGACCAGGTGGTGCTGGTTGCCGGTTTCCAGGGCGTCAGCCAGGACACCAAGGACGTCACCACCTTGGGCCGCGGCGGCTCGGACACCACCGCGGTCGCGCTGGCCGCAGCGCTCAAAGCCGACGTCTGCGAGATCTACACCGACGTCGACGGCATCTTCAGTGCCGACCCGCGCATCGTGCCCAACGCCAAGCGCCTGGACACCGTCACCTTCGAGGAGATGCTCGAACTGGCCGCGTGCGGCGCCAAGGTGCTCATGCTGCGCTGCGTGGAGTACGCCCGCCGCTACCACCTGCCCATCCACGTCCGGTCCTCCTACTCGGACAAGCCCGGCACCATCGTTTCCGGATCGATCAAGGACATCCCCATGGAAGACGCCATCCTGACCGGAGTCGCACACGACCGCAGCGAAGCCAAGGTGACCGTGGTCGGCATCCCCGACCTGCCCGGCTACGCGGCCAAGATCTTCCGCGCCGTCGCCGACGCCGACATCAACATCGACATGGTGTTGCAGAACGTCTCGAAGATTGAGGACGGCAAGACCGACATCACCTTCACCTGCCCGCGCGACAACGGGCCGGCCGCGGTGGCCAAGCTGGAATCGCTCAAGGGCGAGATCGGCTTCACCGAGGTGCTTTACGACGCCAAGGTGGGCAAGGTGTCGCTGATCGGCGCCGGGATGCGCAGCCACCCGGGCGTGACGGCCACCTTCTGCGAGACGCTGGCCGACAACGGAGTCAACATCGACCTGATCTCCACCTCCGAGATTCGCATCTCGGTGCTGTGCGCCGAAGATGATCTGGACAAGGCCGTCGTTTCGCTGCACGAGGCCTTTGGTCTCGGCACCGACGAGGCGGCCACGGTCTACGGCGGGACGGGGCGCTAAATGGTTTCCATCGGTGTGGTCGGTGCGACCGGCCAGGTCGGCCAGGTGATGCGCGCCCTGCTGGAGGAGCGCAGCTTCCCGGCCGAGCAGGTGCGATTCTTTGCCTCGGCGCGTTCGGCTGGACGCAAGCTGGAATTCCGCGGCGCCGAGATCGAGGTCGAGGACGCCGAGACCGCGGACCCGTCCGGGCTGGACATCGCGGTGTTCTCCGCCGGGGCAACGATGTCGCGGGTGCAGGCGCCGCGGTTCGCTGCCGCCGGGGTCACGGTGATCGACAACTCGTCGGCGTGGCGCAAGGACCCCGATGTCCCGCTGGTGGTTTCGGAGGTGAACTTCGACCGCGACGTGCGCGGGAAGCAGTTGGCCAAGGGCATCATCGCCAACCCGAACTGCACCACGATGGCGGCGATGCCGGTGCTTAAGCCGCTGCACGACGAGGCCGGCCTGACCCGGCTGATCGTCTCGACCTACCAGGCGGTTTCGGGTAGCGGGCTGGCCGGCGTGCAAGAGCTGGCGACGCAGGTCCGTGCGGTCGTCGACGGCGCCGAGCAACTGGTGCACGACGGTAGTGCCGTGGATTTCCCGGCTCCGAACAAGTACGTCGCACCCATCGCGTTCAACGTGGTCGCGCTGGCGGGCTCGCTGGTTGACGACGGCTCGGGCGAGACCGACGAGGACCAGAAGCTGCGCTACGAGAGCCGCAAGATCCTGGGTGTGCCAGAGCTTTTGGTGAGCGGCACGTGTGTTCGCGTGCCGGTCTTCACCGGGCACTCGCTGTCGATCAACGCCGAGTTCGCCCGCCCGCTGTCGCCGCAACGGGCCGCCGAGATCCTGGCCGACGCCCCGGGTGTGACGCTGACCGACGTGCCGACCCCGTTGGCTGCCGCCGGCGCCGACGACTCGCTGGTGGGCCGAATCCGGGTTGACCCGGGCGCCCCCGACGGGCGTGGCCTGGCGTTGTTCGTCTCCGGGGACAATCTGCGTAAAGGTGCGGCGCTCAACACGATTCAGATCGCCGAGCTGCTGGCTGGATCTTCCGGGTCCTGACGCGGCCCTGCCGAGGCGCCGAACGTGTACTCAGCCCGAAATTTTCCGCGATTTTTCGGGCTGAGTACACGCTCGGCGGGCGCGGCGTTGATGGCGCTGCTGTTGGCGCTACCTGGGGTAGCGCACGCCGAGCCGCCCGCACCCATTCCGCGTCCGGTGCTGTGGCCCCTGGCCGAAGGCCAAGTGGTGCGAATCGGGCCCAGTGCCGGAACCGGAACGCCCACCGGCGATTACGGTATCGGCGCCACCGACCTGTGTGAGTTCATGGAGTTCCCCAGCGCGGTACTGCAGATCTGTGGGGATAGCTTCGCCGGTCAGGGCGTCGGGTATGGCGGCTGGTATTCGCCGATCGCGCTGCGGTTGGATCCCGATTCGGTCGATGACTCCGACGGGGTGCGCTAC is a window from the Mycobacterium sp. SVM_VP21 genome containing:
- a CDS encoding aspartate-semialdehyde dehydrogenase; translated protein: MVSIGVVGATGQVGQVMRALLEERSFPAEQVRFFASARSAGRKLEFRGAEIEVEDAETADPSGLDIAVFSAGATMSRVQAPRFAAAGVTVIDNSSAWRKDPDVPLVVSEVNFDRDVRGKQLAKGIIANPNCTTMAAMPVLKPLHDEAGLTRLIVSTYQAVSGSGLAGVQELATQVRAVVDGAEQLVHDGSAVDFPAPNKYVAPIAFNVVALAGSLVDDGSGETDEDQKLRYESRKILGVPELLVSGTCVRVPVFTGHSLSINAEFARPLSPQRAAEILADAPGVTLTDVPTPLAAAGADDSLVGRIRVDPGAPDGRGLALFVSGDNLRKGAALNTIQIAELLAGSSGS
- a CDS encoding aspartate kinase, coding for MALVVQKYGGSSVADADRVRRVAERIVETKRAGNEVVVVCSAMGDTTDDLLDLAQQVCSAPPARELDMLLTAGERISNALVAMAVEELGCNARSFTGSQAGVITTGAHGKAKIIDVTPGRLQAALGEDQVVLVAGFQGVSQDTKDVTTLGRGGSDTTAVALAAALKADVCEIYTDVDGIFSADPRIVPNAKRLDTVTFEEMLELAACGAKVLMLRCVEYARRYHLPIHVRSSYSDKPGTIVSGSIKDIPMEDAILTGVAHDRSEAKVTVVGIPDLPGYAAKIFRAVADADINIDMVLQNVSKIEDGKTDITFTCPRDNGPAAVAKLESLKGEIGFTEVLYDAKVGKVSLIGAGMRSHPGVTATFCETLADNGVNIDLISTSEIRISVLCAEDDLDKAVVSLHEAFGLGTDEAATVYGGTGR
- the leuA gene encoding 2-isopropylmalate synthase, with the protein product MTTFSQPSSPDAFTSTRAITKPAGPRGPGQPTWNPQRGSAMPVNRYRSFADEVENITLPDRTWPDRVIDRAPLWCAVDLRDGNQALIDPMSPARKRRMFDLLVAMGYKEIEVGFPSASQTDFDFVREIITEGAVPDDVTLQVLTQCRDELIERTFAACAGAKNVIVHFYNSTSVLQRRVVFRADQAAVQAIAVAGARKCLEEQAKYPDTRWRYEYSPESYTGTELAYAKAVCDAVGDVIAPTPDNPIIFNLPATVEMATPNVYADSIEWMSRNLKRRDSVILSLHPHNDRGTAVAAAELGYAAGADRIEGCLFGNGERTGNVCLVTLGLNLFSRGVDPQIDFSNIDEIRRTVEYCNQLNVPERHPYGGDLVYTAFSGSHQDAINKGLDQMKIDADEADSDVDDMLWQVPYLPIDPRDVGRTYEAVIRVNSQSGKGGVAYVMKTDHGLVLPRRLQIEFSRVIQQLTDGEGGEVTPKEMWDAFADEYLNPIRPLERMHQKLLAAETDDGTDRIEATVLVDGVETEITGAGNGPLAAFVDALSSVDVQVHVLDYSEHAMSAGEEAQAAAYVEARISRPIASAAEPGEAGRTHEQSNTVWGVGIAPSITTASLRAVVSAVNRAARLG